The nucleotide window GATGCCATGGGAGAGGGAGAGGCGGACAGTGCGGCGGAAGATCAGCGTCCGCCGGGGTATAACTTTGGGGATGATTTGGGGATTCTTAGGGCTTAGGagtggggaggaggaagagggcaaGGGGCGGAGGAAGAGGACGGAGATCGCCTCCATGAGCGTGAGGGGAGGCGAAGTCGCAACAGGCAAATACAAAGCTTTAGGCGACGATTGTTTGGTGCATAGAACATTGGAATTGTGCAAGTTCGTGTAACATGTGTCTTATTATAACGGCGTCAAAAGAAAATTTAGGTTCATCCTCACATTAGGAATTTTATGTTTTGAATGCAAAAATAATTCCAACGCATAATATCTCATCGTCGAAATTTAAAATTAAGTTCAAATTTAGAAAACATGTATCACTGATACCAACATATTGTTCTCACTCCTCAAAATTTGATTTCTCAAACATTTAACAAGTATATTATGATCTCCTTTAATTGTCcttaataatctttttttttaacacTTAGGCCTATCCTTTTAACTTTCTTGTATTTTTATATCACCCTATTATATATGGGGATATATTAACATATGAGGTGAAATTGAGACCGTTTATAAGTGTTACGAAAAGATATCATTGACATCGAGATCAACTCAACATGGTTTGGACCCGTGTGTATAGGATTATCCAAGGTGTCTCTGACATACAAACGTTGAGGTCTTGAGATGTCACTTTTGCACGGAGATCAAAATCGATAAAAATTTCTTCAATGTCAAAAAGAGACCTCTTCgctattttaaaaataaacttttatatttGGTTGtgaatatatgatatattttataaaatattcattaggGGATAGCTTTTAACCATCTTTAATAACCTCGATAGCTCATAAATATTTGCTTTGGATCCTACGCAAACATGTTGATGAGTGATAGCTTTTGTCTCTAAGGTATACTTTGATGGCTCTTTGGTTGGGGTCTTGAAACATGACGACTAGCTCAATTAATATATTGATCTTATACTCCTTTGATCATTTTTTTGAGGGGGAGCTTCGAGATGCTCAATCAATGTATCTTGGGCATATCCAAAAGGGGGGCTAGGAGCTCATCCTCTCCACCTTGAGTAGCGAGGCAATCAACGGGTCCTAACCAACCCACCTTATGTTGAGACGGTGTCAATGTTCGACCCCTCCACCTTGGTTAAAGGGGGTCAGTATTTAACCTCTCAGCCTTGAGCAAAGGGAGAGGTCAGTGCTCAACCTACTCTCCTCGGGCGGAGAGAGGGTCAACACCTGACCAACCCACCTTGGTAAAGAAGGGGTCAACGCTCGACCCCTCCACCTTGGTCGGAGGAGGTCATCGATGCTCGACCCACTCACCTTGGGTGAAATGGGGGTTGGCACCTGACCTCTCCACTGTGGTTGACGCCTAACCCACTCGCCTCGGTCGAAGAGGGGGTTTGGCACTCGACCAATCCACCTTAGGCAGAGAAGGGGTCGATGCCTAACCCCGACACCTTGGTCGAAGGAGGAGGTTGGCGCTTGACCCAAGGTGGTGCCCGACCCTTTCACCTTAGTGAGAGGGGATCGACACTCAATTGGCTTACCTCAAGTGGAGAGGAGGATGATGCCCAAGCCCTCCACCTTGGTCAAAGATGGTCAACGCCTAACCGACCCACCTCAAGTGGAGGGGGGGCAGTGCTTGACCAATCTACCTTGGCCAAAGGGGGTTGGTGCTCAACTAGCCCACCATGGGCAAAGAGGGGGTCAGCGCCCAATCTCTCCACCTTGGGCTAGCCTCGAGATGGTTAAGTTTTCTCGACCTCCATATCTCAAGCAAGTCTCTCTTTAGGTGGGTCGGATTTCCGTGACCTAGTCTAACTTATGCCTTTGATGACTCTTCAATTAGGATGAGTTTTCTTGACGTGACAGGTATCTTCTTATGCAGATAAATTTTTGCTGACTCGCATACCTTGGACACATTTTATTTTATGTCTATTGCCATAACGaattttttcttataaaaatcGGATTTTGTTAACTTACATGTCTCGGACATATTTTGCCTTATGTCTCCTATCGTGACATGTTTCTTCTTACGTGAGTCGAGTTTTACCGACTTACATGCCTCAAACATATGTTGTCTAGTGATAAATTTTTTGTTATATGAGTCGAGTTTTGTCGACTAACATGCTAGATCATTTGTCCTAGTTGAGATTATTTAAAGTCTTTATATTTTGTATTGATCTTTGCAtagttaaatataatatatatatgcctaTCTAATCATTAGAAAATAAAAAGCTGAGCCACGATTAACTCTCATGATTATCTTTTCTGATTATATTTTGTATTGATCCTCGCATAATTAAATATGATATATAAGCCTGTCTAATTATTAGAAAATAAACAACTGAGCCACGATTAACTCTCAAGAACAAACACATAACAATCTTTTCTTTAAAACAATGTCTATGCTTTCCACATTGCCATGTGAAATATCAGCTGTATGCTAATCCTGTCTTAGGTGAGTGCCTTATAGTCTTTGCAGTCTTATAACATGAACTGGACTGTTGAATTATACTTTTCATCACCACAAAGCTTTATGAGGTGCTTTTGTTACTTGTTCCCTATGAATCTTAGACCACAACCCACACACTATGTTGAGGTTTATTTGATGACTATAAGGGATGATCGATtaaaaatgaaatatttttttattattctgaaATGCTATATTCGTCCTCTTTTTATCTTCTAAACGTCTTCTTCTGGAGAGCGTAAGCATTCACTGGTGGAATACACATTACTTGGGAGCAGAAcaatatatgcatgcatgcatgccagAGAGACTCATATACTAATCTCGAACGATAAATACTGCTTGCTTTGTTGCTTCCTTGTCTTGTTATTAGGATGGCCAATTCCTGTACCAACCGGCCCAAGCTGAGACAAGGCCGCTGATCCCTAACGTGACTGCATGGTTGCAGAAAGGATTAGGCGCGATGTCAGCCAAGGCAATGACGAAATCCGCTACGTTGGCAGCCACTGCCATCAACCTCATCACCCTCTCAGCTCTTATCTTCTTCGACTCCTCCTTGCCCCCGCCGTCGCCGGCTTTCTCCACCTTTTTCTGCTCCGCCAGCCCCTTCCTGATCATGATGAAGTCGATGACGACGAAGAATACGTAGCCCAGCGCCTCGCCGAAGGCCGAGATGTAGCTCATCTTCCGCGCCAGGCTCGCGTCCAGCGCCCCGATCCTTGACAGCCACAGGAAGTGGTCGAAGAAGAAGTACACCATCTCGCCGGCGTTGGCGAACACCGCGAGGAAGCGGAGGAGAGGCGTGGACCCGGGGCTGCGGCGGAGGGTGTTGAAGCCGGTGAGGAAGCGGCCGGAGCGGAAGGCCTTGCGGCTGAGCCCGGAGGCCACCTCCCAGCTCTTGGCCCTGCCGGCGAGGCCCGGGTGGGCGGACTCGGCGTGCCAGTGCGCCAGCTTCGAGACGTACTGGAAGGTCTTGACGAGCTTGTCGATCCCGTCTCGCTTCGCGAGGAAGACGACCAGCTTGTCGACGGTGTCGCTCATGGCGTCGACGGCAGGGAAGGACAGAGGGAAGGGAGGAGGCGGAATATGAGCGGAGGCGCTGGGCTCGTTTCCGCCACTGGCGCAGGAGTTCGGATAAGGGTTTAAGAGTTGATGGCCACCATGCAATGCTTGTTTGTTCACCGCATTACTGAGATAGAATTGTTTTGTCTTCTCTGCAACTCGTTGGTGGTTGTGATGAACACCAAGTGAAGCCTCGTCATTAGGCGATATATATAAGAATTATCCGTTGTGCATCAAACAATATATGGTGCACAATTTAGTGTTTATTTCTTAAAAATGAACATCGAGTTGCATCTATGATAGGAGACTTAGCCGATAAAAACACTTCATTTTGATCCTTCAACTACggatcaaaatacttaaactaaagttaatataatatactcatcaaatccatataagccaatcatacacattgcccacttccgatgtgggactaatggtatGTTACAATTTAAGTTACTGTTAAAAAAATAGTTGAGTAATAAAAGGTTGGGAGGGTTTGGAGAGTTAATAAAAAAATAGTTTGTATAGTCTGGGTACAAAAGCCTACAAAATACTTGTGAGGGCTAATTTGTAGGCTTTGgtcttataattaaaaaaattatattaaaatctatataattataaaaataaaatatctagaacATAGTCGATTTTAcccatgaaaatataaaaataataaataaaagataattttaatattctaattgaTAGTGATAAATACTATTGATATCGATAGTGATGAATGATAGCGTTGCTAGGGGCCGTGAGTAGTTGTTGCGGACGAGGAGAGTGATGGTGAGAGACGAGAGTCACTTTAAAACTTCATCGACACTGATGCAATTATCGAGCAACTCTTTCACCACTCCACATTTGCATCGGCGTCGACATAATTGTCGAGTGGCAAAATGGCTATTGATGCAAATACCAAGTTATCTTTTCGTCGTTTAACAATCGTGTCAACATCGATGAGGATATAGAGCAGTCCTCATATCTCGTCATCCCTCTCCTCATTTACAATAATCACTCGCGGCCCCCGGTGGTGTTGTCGTCATCTACCACCATCGACACTATTCGCTATAATCAattggaatgttaaaattatctttatgTTTATGTCTGtcgataaaatcgataatattcGAATAAATAGatgtaaatatttcactttcataattataaaaatattaatataaaatttttaaatctaggAATCAGAATACTAAGTATCAAGTTGGGGTGAGTATTTTAGAATAAGTATTAAGTTGGAGATATAGCACTTACGATATCCACGTGTGAATTCCCTTATCATAAAGGTCAAAAGTTATTTTTTAGATATacatatatttcaaaatttttaatatatctatgTAAGTTCATAACTCACA belongs to Musa acuminata AAA Group cultivar baxijiao chromosome BXJ1-11, Cavendish_Baxijiao_AAA, whole genome shotgun sequence and includes:
- the LOC103972010 gene encoding peroxisomal membrane protein 11-4; translated protein: MSDTVDKLVVFLAKRDGIDKLVKTFQYVSKLAHWHAESAHPGLAGRAKSWEVASGLSRKAFRSGRFLTGFNTLRRSPGSTPLLRFLAVFANAGEMVYFFFDHFLWLSRIGALDASLARKMSYISAFGEALGYVFFVVIDFIMIRKGLAEQKKVEKAGDGGGKEESKKIRAERVMRLMAVAANVADFVIALADIAPNPFCNHAVTLGISGLVSAWAGWYRNWPS